TGTCCTACCCCAAGCTTTGTGATGGACAGTGGCACCGAGTGGCAGGTGAGGGGcccttttcctcttctgcagagCAGGGAGGGTTGTGGAAGTGACCACAGGTTGGCTGGCCTAGGGGACACAAATCTGCTCCACAGTGATCCAGAGCAGGAACGCGCTCCACCTGGAGGTAGACACGCACAGCAACCACACCACAGGCCCTCTGCCAGCGACCCTGGCTAACACTCCAGGACTTCTGCACCTCGGGGGCCTGCCCAGTAAGTATGGACTGCCCTGTAGGGACTGGGATCTCACTCTCCAATGGGACGACAGAGACCAGGCTGATGGGCTAATGCAGGGACCAAGGCCCTGAGGCCTTTGGTCAGCCTTCTCAGGCCCCCTATACTTTCAGAGGCCGCAGCTGCTCAGCCAGAGCCCCCTGCCTATCGAGGATGCATGAGGAACCTGGTGGTCAACGGGGACCCTGTCACTTTGGCTACTGCACAGATCCAGGGGGCAGTGGGGGCAAATGGCTGCCCCTCTGGAACCCCAGCCCCAGATCCAGCTCATTCTGCAATACTTGCCAAGCCCACAGGGCGGGGAAAAGCCCTGACCCAGAGGCAAGTGGGGTCCAGTGGGCTTCGGCAGGCCAGCCTCAGTACCCTCCCCCTGCTTCAACGCTGAAGGTTCCCAGACACTCCGTGTTTGCCTTGACCATGAGTAACAAGTCTTTTTAGATGAGAAGACACTGCAGAACAGacaaatttatatttatacttctTTCCCCTGCTCAACAACTTGTAGTACTGAGATATGTAAAGTCATTGGCCCCTTTGAAATTAAAAGCGATTTGTCTCTCACTTGAGTGTTGATTCAAACAGCAATGGTGGGGTCATGCACAGGCCTGAAGGAGGGGGTACAGAACCCAGGGTGGCAGCTGCCCACACCACCCTCCCCTCATTAGCACAGTTCTCAGAGGGGTGTAACAGAGCCAAGACCAGAGGTGGCAGGTACAAGAAAGGACTTTATTAGTGAGGCGGGCAGGCAGAGAGGGCACAACGAATCACAATTGCCACTACAGAATCACACACTATGAATTCCAACCTGGGGAAGGACAGGGAATAATTTAATCCAGACTCATATCCTCCTCCTCGTCTTTCTTGTCTTTCGTGTCACCCTCCTTCGGCTCCGATTTGGCGTTATTCTGCATGGCTTTGGCAAACGCTTCCACATCTGAAACGGCCACAGCAGGGCTACTACCCAAGCAGACGGCCCCGGCGCCATACACCCGAGACTGGGGTCTGCACTTACCTCCTTTGTTGGCCGCCTCCACAGCCTCTGCGGGAAGGCCAAACTGGCACATGAGGGGGCCGAGCTGTCCTGAGGCCAAGGCTGCACTGAACATACCCAGGGCCTGCAATACAGAGTACGCATGCAGAGCTGGGTGCCTAAGGCACCAGGCCCACCATGTAAGAGTTATGTGTACAGAGAGTGGCACGGGCATACATACCTGCTGGAACTGGGGCGAGGTCAATGTGTTCTGGATCTCATCTGCAGTCTGAGGCAGAGACTCCCCAGAGGGCAGGTAGGGCAGCAGGCGCTCCTGAACGTCTGCGTTAGCGAGGATGGGAGCCATGATCTCTGGAGTCAGCACACTGGCCAGATCCACTAGGACACAAGCAACGTGGCCATCAGTGGCCCGATGCCAGCCCGGCACCCCACCCCACGAGCACCTGCAGCTCCTACCTTGCTGGCCGCCTCCTGGCCCTGCGGGCACATTCATGGTGGCCAGAATGCTCTGGAGGTCGCTCAGCTGGATGGGCTGGGTCGGGCTAGCTGCTGTGCTGGTTCCATTACCTGAGCTGGGTGCGGGGCTTGGGCTGGTCGTCGAGGCAGCTGCTGGGGCAGAAGGGGCTGGGGTGGCGCGAGTGGAAGAGGTGGTGGAGGATGGGGTGACGGCTGCCGACTGGCTCCGGGAGCTGGGGAAAGCGAGCAAGGGCTGGAACAGCTAGGCCCACTATGTTTCGGGGCTACTCCACAGGTCTGAAGGACCACTTCCCCAGTAACAAGCTCCGGTGTAATGGGGACCCCCAACCCTACCTCCTAAAGTGATGTctccagaaaagaaaatgcaatggCTGGTGGTGGtgcccagtacccatgtcaggcacTGGGGGCTTGGGGCTCACCTGGACGAAGAGCTGCTTGCCGGAGGCCCGCTGCTCCCCAGCAAGCTGGCCAGGCCTGGTCCAGTGAGGGCTCCAAGCCCAcctaaagaagcaaagaaatgtcTGCTAAACACCGCCAGCCAACCCAAGAAGCCACACATCCCAATACCAAAGCCAAGGGATGAGCAGGAAGGGTTGTTATTAATAAGGAAGACACAGGAGGCTAAAGTGACCACCCTAGTCTAAATCCTAAGTTATCCTACAGAGCCAGGTTACTTCCACTCCAGACACCTGCTGCACCCTAAAGTGATCATCCTTGGCTCTGCCCCAGAGAACTATACACATGGGTATTAGACAAGGTCCCTCTCTGCCCACCCAGCTCGTATCCAGCAGATAAGCACTTTCCAAAACAGGAACACATGGACAGACAGGAGATGCAGGAAACCCTGTGTCTGCTGCCAGCAAGGGCCTATGAGAGAGCCAGGGACAGTGGCTAACGTTACCCAGTCCTCCGAGGCCGGCTGGTCCAATGAGCTGCATGAGCTGGCTATGACTCATGTTCCCCAACAGGCTCTGCAGGCCACCCTCACCTGGAGAACACAAGAATCAGACATGGGCCTGCAGTGGCCACGGCCGGGATGCCTGGCCTTGGCCCCACCCCAGAGCCGCTCAGGGATTGCCTCTAAAAAAGGCAGCAGGGACCAGGTGAATTCTGCCCAGTAAAGATGGAGTAGAGAAAGAACCAAAACTTAATTAAGCAGGGCAGTTCCCAGCTCACTGACAAACGCTGCCCCACACAGGTCCAGGTGATAATTACCGCCCAGTGCCGAGAGCTCGTGGCCACCACTCCCACTTGCACCCAGTGCTCCAGGCATGGGGGGGTTGTTCAGACACTCATTGACTTTCCGACAATGCTCTTCATCTTGGTCAGTCTTGGGCTCCTGCCAGAAAGGATAAGCAAAGGGCCCAAGCTGAGCAGCCTGCACATGGAGCTGGCGCATGCCTGttggcttcccagcacccacatggccagcCATCCTGATCCAGCCCACACAGTTACCTGCAAATGTCACAGTATCAGAGACAGAACCCAGCCCAGAGACAGTAAGGGCAGCAAGTACGGCTCCAAAGCCAATCAACAACAAAGAGAAGCCCGGAGTGCCTTCAGGGTATGGCTTCTTCCTGAGCTTCAGACACGACACACCAGCCCCATCAACACTGCCTGAGGGACAGCTGGCTCCAAAACTCTGGGATAGAGTACTGTGTGGCCCTGCACTTGTGGCAAAGGGGCGAGCGGCATACAAGGGTGAAACAGGAAAAGTTAACTGTGATGGGGGTCCTTACCAAGGCTCAGAACCGTGGTAAGATGCTCCACAGTGAGCATAGCCCTGGACACAGCCGCACCCCGACTGCTCTAAGTATGCTCGGGTGACCAGCACCCAGGCACTTCACGGACAGCTGCTGTCCCTTTAGGGCAGGATGACAGTGGCGGTGACTGTCCACACACACCTGACTGTCCCCTGAACACACCCCAGTTCCTGCTTCTGACTCTAGACTGTGCCCACGTCCCATGCCACTGCAACACCACATTAAGAGCATAAGAAACAGAcgccagccgggcgatggtggcgcacgcctttaatcccagcactcgggaggcagaggcaggtggatctctgtgagttcgagaccagcctggtctacagagcgagttccaggacaggttccaaagccacaagagaaaccctgtctcgaaaaaccaaaaaaagaaaaagaaacagacgCCAATGGCCTCCAATAGGGCAGAATGTGGGGAGTTCCTGTTTGGGGGACACTATGGACAGGGATGAATGGGAGCCATGACACCAAAAGGTCTCCAAATACACAGCCTGGGAGAGCTCAAAGGGAAGTATCACCTCTAGGAGCTAGGATCCATGGCCAGGGAGCAATGGAGGACCCAAACGAGAACCTGAAGTTGTGTGCCTGTAGGTGACACCACGGGAAGGGCTCTGGTGCTGAACCAGGAGCCACTCACACTGACAGGAACTCAGGTCCACCAGGCCCCCCAGGTCTCAGATGTACCACAAGACAATGCAGAGGGACCCATTCTCCTGCATACCTGCATCCAAAAGAAGAGCCTCTTGGACCCCGCCTTAAACTTGAGCACGTAGACCCTCCCGCTGGGGCACTGAGGCACCCGCTTGAACTCACAGTCATCGGGAAAGATGATCAAGtcctggggagagaaggaggacagtcagccacacacacaccaggcacgGTCTACGTCCCCCAGAAACCTGCTGGGCCCAAGCCTAACAGGACCCCAGTGAGGACGGGCGGAAGAGGGCCCAGAGTGATGGGGTAAAAGAGCTGTTCTCTGAGGAGCTTATGACTTTGAATCGTGACTTTCTGGAACTGTGCTTCAAGAAGCAGAAGGGCAGTCGAGTGTAACAAAGAACAATGTAGTCTGAGAGACAAAGAGTCTTAGGAAAGGGGCCTCCTCCAGGAGCTCAAACTACCCGAAGCTGTGGTGAAGGTCAGATCTGTACAATCCTCCCCAAAGCTGAGGACGATGTCACCAGCTGACTCTGTCACCCTGTCAGCAAGCTGTCTCTGTTAAAATCTTAAGAACCATGGTCACCTCGGGGTGCATGGCTTCACAGAGTGACGGGAGCAGCCTGCCAACCTTGGGACCAAACAACCCCGACACCGATCTCCGGCAGGTGAGGTCAGTGGTCCCCACGCTCGTAGCGCTTGCCCGGAGGACTCACATCCTCCACGGTCCCAGAGGTCCTGTCTTTCCAACAGAAGTGAATGAGGGAGTCGTCCGTCTGCTGGATGTACACGAGCCCTTTCCGTTTATCTGGGGTGACCGTAGTTCCTTTTAATGACATTTTTCCTGCCCGGAACTCCACCAGATACTTGGTGGAGGATCCCCGAGAGCCGGGCACCAGGCTTGGGAACAGAGCGCCTGAAGTCGTCATCCTGAAAAAGCAGAGCGAGGCCCGTCGTGCGGCGTCGCGTGCGCAATGTCCCACCCAAACGCTGGCCAGCCCCGCCGCTCCCCGGGAGTCGGAGCGCGCCAGGCCGAACCAGGCCAGGGGGTGTGCGCGGGACCGAGCGCAGCCCCGCGGGCTCCCCGCTCCCGCGACGTCACTGCCCGCCCGCGCGGAGACCTCGCCGCGTCCGGCCCAGGCGTCTGGGGCACCGGCGGCCGGCCCAGGCTGCCTCGGCCCCGCGCTGCTGCCGCGTCCCGTCCTCCCGCCGCCCGGCCGAGTCCGGACGCGCGCGCTCCCACCACGCCGCCGCTGGGCCCCTACCTGGCTGTGCTCACACTCGGCCTTAGGGGCGCCGTCCGGGATCGCTCTTCCTTCTCGGCGCCTGCCGGGCCTCGCCGGAAGCCCGCGCTCGGCCCGCCCCGCCGCCGATTGAGTTCCGTCAGCCGCGCGGCGGACCCTGGCCTAATCCCGATTGGCTCTCACGGCCGTCCATCGCGTCCGGCCCGCCTCCGCGCCGGCGGCCTGTTCCGGCGGAAGCGCGGGCCAGAGCGGCCTCTATTGTTGCTGTGTCATAGCGGAGCGGCGGCGGCCCCTGGCGGCGGCGCCGGGAACGACGGTCCGGCCTCAGCCGACTCACAGAGGTCCCCGCGGGGCGGCGCTGCAGGGTCGAGGCCCGGGCGGTCCACAGACTTGCCCGTCGGGCTGAGCTGGCTGACGTGCACCCGGGACCGGTGTCCGCCGGCGGTCACCCTCTCGGTTCTGGCTGGAGTCCGCTCTGCACACCCGCAGGAAGACAGCCTGTCTGACCTGCATTATTCGGTGAGCGAGGTGTCAGGGCCTGAGACATAAGTCACGTGGTTGAAAAGGTAGGAGGTAGTCTGACGCGGGAGCTGCAGAGTGTCAACTTCGTGTCACTTTGTGCTAATTTGACATGCCTCACAGCAAAGTACAGGAGGCTGCCCGGGGCAGAGGGCGGCGGGAAGGTAGCGTGGGGGTTGCACGTCTGCAAGAGCGAGCTCACGAACCACCGAGGGTCTAGGGGCTGCACGGAGCTAGCCAGGTGGGTGCAGCTGCCTTCCGTGAGGGCGAAGGTCCTCACGTTTTTCCTCTCACGCACCACTTTGCTGCATCTCTGACAGTTTTGAGGGCGTGAGTAGTAGTTCCCACCGGGTGGCCCCAGGCCCGTCCGCCATCCCTCTCTAGGGATGAGCAGTGCTGAATCCCTGGCTTCCCAAGCCTGCTTCACAGTTTACCATCTGCGGGTGTGTGAAACACGTGGGGTCCTTAGCTTTTTCTGAAAAACGGGCAAAAGTGCTTTTTTCCCTTAACAATACTCGTCCGATGCTGATGCGGAAACAGacgtgttccaggccagccggaGCTAGAGGGAGACCTGTCTCATTTTAATTCCTTTCTGGCATTCTGATGCGCTAAGTTCTACACCTTTGCATCTGTCATGTTTTTGTTGGACTCAGTCCCTGTGGCGCTCTAAGCACAACTTCCAGTGTTTGGTTCTCTCTCCACTGGGGTTCCTGTGAgcaaacttgggttgtcaggctcgCTAGTAAACAGTTTTACCCGCTGactcatctcactggcccagttTCCAtcttttactaaaagaaaaaaatccttcaatTTAGCCAGGTGTGGTCGTTCATGCCAGCcctcaaaaggctgaggcaggaaaactgcaaagcgttcaagaccagcttaaaagatttaattggggctggagaaatggttctgtGGTTtaaagccctggctgctcttccagggtccCATTTctagtacctacatggcagctcacagctgtctgtgactccagttccatgggctccgatgccctcttctggtctctgtgggcgcCAGGTACACACATTTTACAGACATGCAtccagaaaaaaaacttttttttttttttcgagacagggtttctctgtggctttggagcctgtcctggaactagctctgtagaccaggctggtctcgaactcacagagatccgcctgtctctgcctcccgagtgctgggattaaaggcgtgcaccaccatcgcccggccaacacatattttttttaaatatttatttatttattatgtatacagtattgtttGTGTGTccgcttgcaggccagaagagggcaccagactccattacagatggttgtgagccaccatgtggttgctgggaattgaactcaggacctttggaagagcaggcaacgctcttaacctctgagccatctctccagcccccaacacatattttttttaaaatcgtTTTTAATTAAAAGGTTTAATTGACTTGGAGGGGCAGCTTAGAAAATATAACTGTCATTTCATTAAGATGTTATGTTCATAAATTGAAGGGTGAGTTTTGTCTGCTGCCAGGGCTCATGCACACCTAGCAGGGCTTCGCCACGGAGTCACATGGCCAACTcaattttgtgtatgagtgtttttgcctgcatgtatgtataaaccACTCACATGCCAAgtgaagcccagaagagggtatctAGGATTCTCAAGAACTGGAGTTGCTAACAGTTGTgtgccactatgtgggtgctgggaaccttactggacccctggaagagcagccagtgctctttaaagCCCACATAAACAAAACTTACCTGGAGCTGacagctcgtgtgtgtgtgtgtatgtgtgtgtgtgtgtgtgtggtgtgctgtgctgtgctaccATACTCCTTGAGACAGACCTCTTCATTTCTAAGAATCTGTGTTTCCAGAGACCAGAATGGTGGAATGAGGCAAACACAGGCTTGCTGACACTACACGGGCCGTGTGACAGGAAAAGAGAACTAGAAGACAATCTAACCTGCCTTCCAGGAAGTGGCAGCAAGTAAATGTCACCTTGTTCAAAGCCATATGTCAAAGCTGCCACCGGTAGTCACGAGGAACTGGCATTTCAAAACCAGATTTGGGCTTCCTCCAGGTCAAGAATGCGGAGGGTATTGGGATCCAGGAGCTTTGGGATGGCTCAGGAGGAGTGTGGttctgcacacagacacacagacacacacacacaccaggagccTTGGGGTGGCTCAGGAAGTGtggctctgcacacacacagacacacacacttggaaTGGCGTCTGCCATGCTTTCCACGCACCAGCTATGGTGGAGACTCCACTTGAGGGCACTGAGAAGGCAGCTGCAGGCAGCCCGCAAAGATGCTGGGTCCCTGCACTGCAACTCACAAATATGGCCCCTGGGACGTGCGAGACTGtactagaacccatgtaaaagttcAAGAGGAGACTGGGAGAAACGCTGGGCAGGCTGCAGTGGCCACCCTGGCCCCGACCTATGTGGACTGCACTGTGGATGGTTTCTATGTCGTCTTCTGTCAATTCTAGCAGTCCTGTGGGAAAAGAACAAGCCCCAAACGGGGGATGTGACCCAGGGGCTGAGTGATCCCCAgcatttttaaacagaaacaacaaaacaacccagaaacCCTATGAGCCTTTAATGGCGAGAGAGAATGCAGACTCACAGACAGCCCTGAACACAACAAAGTGGCACCGGGATGCCGAGGCACTTGACCTGGGAGGGAAGAGTTTTTCCAGAGGGCAAAGGTACCTGAAGGGATGTCCACGTCCTTATTTACAAAGAAGTATAGACGAAAGCTCACCTTCGAGAACAGGCAGTACCAAGCAAGGGTCTTTAGTACTAGTGCAGAATGGCATCGCCCTGGGGAGCTGACTTTGGCAGGTGtgactttttttcatttgttttattaatagaCTTAATTCTTCAGAATAATTTTAGGTTCATAAGAGAACTGAGCAGAAAGTACAGATAGTTCACACTGCCCTGCCCCCTACACCCCTACCTCCCAGGCTGCACCTTCCAGAGGCGGGTCTGTTCCCCGCCACTCATGGTCCTAGAAGTCAGCAGTGTACACAGGGTTCACTCAGCAGCAGGTGACACTGTGCACCTCCAAATGAACACTTCTGTTCCCAGCAGAAAGCTGAGGACAGGGCAGAGCAGTTGGGTGTCTCAGCGGGGACACACGTGTTCTTACAGAGTGGAAGATGCCAGGACACGCTAAGGGAATATGGAAGGACGCCGCTTTTCATAAGGGCTCAGTCCAGTGAATAAGGGAAGCACCCTCATAGCCTCCTCACCTCTCACAGGTCCTGCCTTGTAATGCTGTCACATGGGTACAGTTAGAGCACACCAGCATGTAAACGGAGACACCCagatccgaataatcacacagaaactatcttaattacaatactgtttggccaatggctcaagcatatttctggctagctcttatatcttaaattaacccatttctattatttcacatcttaccacaaggctcatggtttattaCTTCTTGCTTGTTGagctgctacatggcatctggctccttcagcagctccatggtgtctctctgactctgcttactctctatatctcttccagcctggctatattctaccctgccataggcatAAGCCgcattattcattaaccaataaaagcaacacatatacagaagggtaTCTCACATCATCTCCTCCTTTCTGTCTAAAGAAAAAGtagggttttaactttaacatagtaaaattacatataataaaacaggtatcaagcaagaattagttacaatatttagtctatttgtatttgacaaaattaaagaaaatattttatcattttattttgtgagtctaaagttttatatatgatttatcttttattacaattaaggaaaactaaaactgtGTTTAATTAtatccaaaaggatataatattacctaagtaaacaggaagtatattgtaagcaacttccaaaactctagaattgacagagacatcttgctgcctggaccgtcacccaaagttcttttgtagtgttggggcatccatcttcagcctacaggtccatagtatccagcagactttcccatgaagcaggaaatttgaagatctgttttgccttgtaatggcaaattTTATCagttggtttttttgtgtgtgtcatgcCTTTTTGTCCCTTGCCtctggtttttgaagacagggtttctttgtgtaacagctctggctgtttggGAACTTtatttgtagagcaggctggccacaaactcaagagatcagcctacctctgcctcccatgtgctgggattaaaggcgtgtgccaccatcacctggctagtcttcctttttt
This portion of the Microtus ochrogaster isolate Prairie Vole_2 linkage group LG8, MicOch1.0, whole genome shotgun sequence genome encodes:
- the Adrm1 gene encoding proteasomal ubiquitin receptor ADRM1, whose protein sequence is MTTSGALFPSLVPGSRGSSTKYLVEFRAGKMSLKGTTVTPDKRKGLVYIQQTDDSLIHFCWKDRTSGTVEDDLIIFPDDCEFKRVPQCPSGRVYVLKFKAGSKRLFFWMQEPKTDQDEEHCRKVNECLNNPPMPGALGASGSGGHELSALGGEGGLQSLLGNMSHSQLMQLIGPAGLGGLGGLGALTGPGLASLLGSSGPPASSSSSSSRSQSAAVTPSSTTSSTRATPAPSAPAAASTTSPSPAPSSGNGTSTAASPTQPIQLSDLQSILATMNVPAGPGGGQQVDLASVLTPEIMAPILANADVQERLLPYLPSGESLPQTADEIQNTLTSPQFQQALGMFSAALASGQLGPLMCQFGLPAEAVEAANKGDVEAFAKAMQNNAKSEPKEGDTKDKKDEEEDMSLD